In Gossypium raimondii isolate GPD5lz chromosome 12, ASM2569854v1, whole genome shotgun sequence, a single window of DNA contains:
- the LOC105764632 gene encoding F-box/kelch-repeat protein SKIP11-like — protein sequence MAKRGVKVLKGDEKKEKREDMWLAQIGQRENHRYASDNSESSLLIHQLGRDISINCLLRCSRSYYGIIATLNTGFHSLIRSGELYKLRRQMGIVEHWVYFSCNLLEWEAFDPIHRRWMHMPKMQAYECFILGEIGIIAGGCDLRGNILSSAELYNSETGRWETIPRMNKARRMCSAVFMEGKFYVIGGIGVESLKTITSVEVYDLKTKTWSEIPNMYPTPNEGAGPTEEPLTAEAPPLVAVVNDVLYVADHVLKQVKKYDKEKNLWVTVGPFPERTTSMNGWGIAFRACGDQLMIIGGPRVLGAGFVEIYSWVPKEGPLEWNLVARKPSSSFVYNCAVMGC from the exons ATGGCGAAAAGGGGTGTCAAAGTACTCAAAGGTGAcgagaagaaggaaaaaagggaGGATATGTGGCTTGCCCAAATTGGCCAACGAGAAAACCACCGCTATGCTTCAGACAATTCAGAATCAAGTTTACTGATCCATCAGCTTGGGCGAGACATCTCGATTAACTGTCTCCTCCGTTGCTCAAGGTCTTATTATGGCATCATTGCAACTTTGAATACGGGTTTCCACTCTCTTATACGGAGTGGTGAGCTGTACAAGTTGAGGCGACAAATGGGAATTGTCGAACATTGGGTTTACTTCTCCTGCAACCTTTTGGAGTGGGAGGCTTTTGATCCAATCCATCGTCGATGGATGCATATGCCTAAAATGCAGGCCTATGAATGTTTCAT TCTGGGTGAGATCGGAATTATAGCTGGTGGTTGTGATCTGCGTGGAAATATTTTGAGCTCAGCAGAGCTTTATAATTCTGAAACTGGCAGGTGGGAGACCATTCCAAGAATGAATAAGGCTAGAAGAATGTGTTCTGCGGTGTTCATGGAGGGGAAGTTTTATGTTATTGGTGGCATTGGGGTTGAGAGTTTGAAGACAATAACATCCGTAGAGGTGTATGATTTGAAGACCAAGACTTGGAGTGAGATACCTAACATGTACCCTACACCAAACGAGGGGGCTGGACCAACAGAAGAACCTCTTACAGCTGAGGCACCTCCTCTAGTGGCAGTTGTGAATGATGTGTTGTATGTAGCTGATCATGTACTGAAGCAAGTGAAGAAATATGACAAGGAGAAGAACTTGTGGGTAACGGTAGGGCCATTCCCTGAGCGTACAACCTCAATGAATGGGTGGGGGATAGCATTTAGGGCATGCGGGGATCAGCTAATGATTATTGGAGGACCTAGGGTTTTAGGTGCAGGGTTTGTTGAGATCTACTCTTGGGTCCCAAAGGAGGGGCCACTAGAATGGAACTTGGTCGCCAGAAAGCCCTCTAGCAGTTTTGTGTATAACTGTGCCGTCATGGGATGCTGA